One Carassius gibelio isolate Cgi1373 ecotype wild population from Czech Republic chromosome A7, carGib1.2-hapl.c, whole genome shotgun sequence DNA window includes the following coding sequences:
- the LOC128017663 gene encoding histone H4 translates to MSGRGKGGKGLGKGGAKRHRKVLRDNIQGITKPAIRRLARRGGVKRISGLIYEETRGVLKVFLENVIRDAVTYTEHAKRKTVTAMDVVYALKRQGRTLYGFGG, encoded by the coding sequence ATGTCTGGAAGAGGCAAAGGCGGTAAAGGACTCGGAAAAGGAGGCGCCAAGCGTCACCGTAAAGTGCTTCGCGATAACATCCAGGGAATCACCAAACCCgccattcgtcgtctagctcgcCGCGGCGGAGTCAAGCGCATCTCCGGTCTGATCTACGAGGAGACTCGCGGTGTGCTGAAGGTGTTCCTGGAGAACGTGATCCGCGACGCCGTCACCTACACCGAGCACGCCAAGAGAAAGACCGTCACCGCCATGGACGTTGTGTACGCGCTCAAACGACAGGGACGCACCTTGTACGGCTTCGGAGGATAA
- the LOC128017652 gene encoding histone H2B gives MPEPAKSAPKKGSKKAVTKTAAKGGKKRRKSRKESYAIYVYKVLKQVHPDTGISSKAMGIMNSFVNDIFERIAGESSRLAHYNKRSTITSREIQTAVRLLLPGELAKHAVSEGTKAVTKYTSSK, from the coding sequence ATGCCTGAACCAGCAAAGTCCGCGCCGAAGAAAGGCTCCAAGAAGGCCGTCACTAAGACCGCCGCGAAAGGAGGAAAGAAGCGCAGAAAGTCCAGGAAGGAGAGTTACGCTATCTACGTGTACAAAGTGCTGAAGCAGGTTCATCCTGACACCGGGATCTCTTCGAAGGCGATGGGCATCATGAACTCTTTCGTCAACGACATCTTCGAGCGCATCGCCGGTGAGTCGTCTCGTCTCGCTCACTACAACAAGCGCTCCACCATCACTTCCCGAGAGATCCAGACCGCCGTGCGTCTGCTGCTGCCCGGGGAGCTGGCCAAACACGCCGTGTCCGAGGGCACCAAGGCCGTCACCAAGTACACCAGCTCCAAGTAG